GATGGATTCCGTGGCCTAATTCATGGAGGATCACATCCGCATCTTCCGCGTCGTCTACCCCGCCCTCTCCAAATCCAAGTGATTGATTTGCGGTAAGATAATGAGAATTATCCGTACCATTAAAACCATGGGGATCAAATCTTAAAACCCCATTATTCTGTGAAGGTTTACAGACAATTCCTAAAGTTACGTTGATATATCTAAGACTGTTATCCAGGTGCCAGTAGGCATTCACTGCTTCAAATCCCTGATCGTTTCTGTTGAATAAAAACTGATTGGTGGATTGTGTAAAAGGTCCTGAAACAGGTGCTTCTAATTCTTTAACTTCTGCATATGTTCCCTTCAAGGAATAAATTCCGCCTGTGAAATCAAGTTCAGGAATGGTCACCAGCGTTCTTGCAGCATCCAGGCTTGCATTGGTTGCATCATTATTATCTACAAAGTTTCCTCCATAAGCTGATCCGGTTTTAGATAAAGGATCCGGCTGAAAAATATAGGCACTTCCTGTCACAAAAGCCTTCTTCGCATTTATTTTTTTATTTTTCTTAACAGGAGGATCATTTTTATCGTGGTGTTTTACAGAAATATCTTTCACACTGATCACAGTACCGGTTTTTGCATCTACCATAGTTTCCCAACTGCCCGGGTTATTGAAAGAACTGGTCAGTACCCTGTAAACCAGTTTTGTTTCTCCAGACTCTGTGCTGTAAACAAACAGCTTATTTTCCTCATAGGTAATTTCGCCTTTCGATCCGGAAGCTATGTGGGCTTTTTTAAGTGCTTCAGAAGCAGAAAAAGAAGGAGCCGTATCAATTTCCTTCAGGTTTTTTTTCAAGCTTTCTGTACTGGTGTAGCTTATTTTACCGTCTTTATTGAAATGAATTACAATTTCAGACTCGAAAACAGGAACTTCTTTGATCATCTGCTGAAAACGAAGTGTTTCTCCTGTATTGCCTTTACGGACTGAGCTTAATGTAAGCCCGGTGAATCCCTGGATTCCTAAGTTTCTGGAATGATCTTTAATCCAACTTTTTGCAGGGGTTTCAAAGGATGATTCCTGAGCTGTCAATGCAGAACAGCATAATACACTGCCCAGAATGAGCGAAGTAATTTTTAGTTTCATTTAATTATATTTAAATTAGTGTGTTTTAATTACGAATATAAATAAATTTCTCTATATTTTTCACCAACAAGTGTATAATTGTCAAAATTAATTATGCATAATAAAAAACTCCATCCAAAGACAGAGTTTAATTTTTATACTATTTCACTTGTTAATTCCCTTGAAAGCAATTTTTCATGCATGGGCTTCAGGATATCCATTGAGCCCGTTTTTACTGTGCATTTGCCTTTGTAATGAACCAGAATGGTACATTGTTCGGCCTGCTCCAGTGTATGCTTGCAGATCTCAATCAGAGAATCAATCACATAATCAAAAGTGTGAATATCATCATTATGGAGAACAAGCTTATATACTTCATCGGTATCATCCAAAACGAGTACTTCTTCTTCATACTGACGTTTCGGATCTTCATAATCTTTTATACTATTATAAAAAAACATCCTAAACCTTTTTAAACTTCACCTATTTTATCAGCCAGATCGTTGAGCACATTCGGGCCTTCATACACTAGTTCTACGAGTTCTACACTCTTATTATTCATTTTCAGGATCTTGAAATGATAATTTTCCAAATCAAATTCCTCATTTTCTTCCGGGATATCTTCCAATGCATGCAGAATGAAACCTGCAAGTGAATTGTATTCGCTTTCTTCGGAAAGTGGCAGTTTTTTAGGCAAATGCTCATTAATCTCATCCAATGGCTGTGTAGCCTGAACCCAATAAATATTGTCGCCTATTTTATCTACCAGCTTATCCTCGTCATCTTCTTCATCCTGTATTTCCCCTACTAATTCTTCAAGAATGTCTTCAAGGGTAATAATTCCTTCCGTCCCACCAAACTCATCAATAACGATCGCAAGATGTTGTTTTTTCTGCTGGAATATTTTCAATAGGTCTGAAATCTTTTTGCTTCCTACTACGAAGAAGGCATCACGCATCAGTTCTTTAAGGTCATCATGATTGAGAACACCTTTTCTTTTAACAAATTCTCTGATAATCTCTTTTGTATAGAGAATTCCGATCACATTATCTATGGAATCAAGGTATACAGGAATACGGGAATAACCGCTGTCCATGATCTTGTTGATAATTTCATTGATATCTTCTTCAAAGTCAATAGACGTGATATTCTGTCTTGGAACCATGATCTGCTTGGCAGAGTGATCTGTAAAATCAAATGCATTTTTAATGATCTCATAGTTTTCTTCTTCAATCTCTCCGCTGTCTGCACTCTGTTTTACCAGAAGCTGAAGCTCTTCAGTGGAGTGGATCTCCTGCTCTGAAGCGGGATGTATTTTTACCAATCTCAGGAATGTATTGGACATCAGGTTCATCAACCAGATAAATGGTTTGAAGATGGTATAGAAAACTCTCAACGGAACTGCTGTAGCCATTGTAGTAGCTTCTGATTTTCTGATGGCAATAGATTTTGGAATCAATTCACCAAATACGATGTGCATCACGGTGATCAATACAAAACTGGTCACCACTGAAATAGTGGTAATGGTAGTCTGAGCCAATTCAACATTCAGGGAATGGAAAATACTTTCAACAACGTGGTGAAGTGCACTTTCACCTACCCAACCCAATGCAAGGGACGCCAATGTAATACCAAGCTGTGTAGCAGACAAATACTCATCAAGATGCTTGATAATATGCTCTGCCTGTTTTGCCATAGAGTTACCTTCGGCGGCTTTTAACTGGATTTGTGAGTAACGAACTTTAACAATTGAAAATTCTGCGGCTACGAAAAAGCCATTTAGTAAAACAAGAAATAAGGCTAGCAAAAGCCTGACTATGTCCGAGTCCATTTAGAAGTTGTATAATATTTTAGTTTA
The Chryseobacterium sp. W4I1 DNA segment above includes these coding regions:
- a CDS encoding T9SS type A sorting domain-containing protein, with the protein product MKLKITSLILGSVLCCSALTAQESSFETPAKSWIKDHSRNLGIQGFTGLTLSSVRKGNTGETLRFQQMIKEVPVFESEIVIHFNKDGKISYTSTESLKKNLKEIDTAPSFSASEALKKAHIASGSKGEITYEENKLFVYSTESGETKLVYRVLTSSFNNPGSWETMVDAKTGTVISVKDISVKHHDKNDPPVKKNKKINAKKAFVTGSAYIFQPDPLSKTGSAYGGNFVDNNDATNASLDAARTLVTIPELDFTGGIYSLKGTYAEVKELEAPVSGPFTQSTNQFLFNRNDQGFEAVNAYWHLDNSLRYINVTLGIVCKPSQNNGVLRFDPHGFNGTDNSHYLTANQSLGFGEGGVDDAEDADVILHELGHGIHHWLAGGISNADGLSEGCGDYWAQSYSRSLNQWSPSDPEYHWMFNWDGHNPFWAGRITNTTMTYPGSGSYYDKAQIWSAALMRIYNRIGKEKTDRAFLEGLSLTTSTTNQQNAAIAVRQAAIDMLGQFGYNCSDITAMTEEFTAAAYVLPEYSCALSTKETVKESPVLVYPNPASDVLIVVLKGNKEEKAEIYNMEGRKVIETTIGSGKGKIDISNLQSGNYILTVKGVELSAKFIKK
- a CDS encoding hemolysin family protein, coding for MDSDIVRLLLALFLVLLNGFFVAAEFSIVKVRYSQIQLKAAEGNSMAKQAEHIIKHLDEYLSATQLGITLASLALGWVGESALHHVVESIFHSLNVELAQTTITTISVVTSFVLITVMHIVFGELIPKSIAIRKSEATTMATAVPLRVFYTIFKPFIWLMNLMSNTFLRLVKIHPASEQEIHSTEELQLLVKQSADSGEIEEENYEIIKNAFDFTDHSAKQIMVPRQNITSIDFEEDINEIINKIMDSGYSRIPVYLDSIDNVIGILYTKEIIREFVKRKGVLNHDDLKELMRDAFFVVGSKKISDLLKIFQQKKQHLAIVIDEFGGTEGIITLEDILEELVGEIQDEEDDEDKLVDKIGDNIYWVQATQPLDEINEHLPKKLPLSEESEYNSLAGFILHALEDIPEENEEFDLENYHFKILKMNNKSVELVELVYEGPNVLNDLADKIGEV
- a CDS encoding ATP-dependent Clp protease adaptor ClpS, whose protein sequence is MFFYNSIKDYEDPKRQYEEEVLVLDDTDEVYKLVLHNDDIHTFDYVIDSLIEICKHTLEQAEQCTILVHYKGKCTVKTGSMDILKPMHEKLLSRELTSEIV